The genomic segment GGGAAATCGGCACACCGGTGGATTTTATTGAAGCCATCGGTGCCGGAGCGAACTATCTCCGCGTGATGCAGGCCGATATCACTGAAGACAATGCCGGCAACGGAACAGATGGAGTCGATGAGAATCCGGATGATCCGGATGACGGAGGCTGGGATTGGCGATTGACATCGCCGCCTGCTCCCTTCTCACATTCAGCAAGCTCCAGCCCCACAAATATTTATGGTGTTTCTGGAATGGGCCTGATTCGGGCCTACCAGAAACTTGGGACAGCAGAGACAGGCCTTTATACCGCCATCACCGATGCCGCCGATTATATGGCCGGCAACCCCGGTATAAGATCATCGGGGGATCTGATTTACTTGCTTCGCTGTGATTCGCTCATACCCGGAATGGGTTATGCGGATGCCGCCAAAGCAAAATTCGACGCTCGAATCGCCGCTTATGGAAACGCCGCGCACCTCGCCGATTCAATTAAAAATATTCGTTATAGCCAGGGCTATGCAAATGGTATCATTGCCTGGGATATCGGCTTATGGGTGCAGGCGGCCGGGATGCTGGAGGGGATGTATCCCGACGATGCCTACGATTACGGCCAGGCAGCGGTTGACATGGCCGAAGTGGTCTGGCAGGATTCATTTAACGACAATCCGGGCTACTTCGATGTCGAAGATGATAAGGGCTATGACCCGAGCCGCGCTAATGTCAATTACTGGTGGTACAATATCGGCCTGTTCGGATTGATCACCTCATTTCAGTACTCCGGGAGCCATGTTTCGGAAATCGGATTTTTGGTCAATCGGCTTCTTGAAAGCCAAAACCGATATGGCTTCTTCAGTTATCAATGGGGCGGTTATGACAATGATGCCGGCTGGCAGACTACCGCCTATTCGGTAATGGCGCTGGCGCTGGTGGATCAGGCCGCATATCAGACTGAAATCAGCCATGCCTGTTACTGGACAGCCGCAACCCAGGATGCCAGCGGCGGCTGGGTTTACGATACCGATGAGCATCTCCCGGAAATCGGCAGCGAGAATACGGTGGCACTTTATTATGCCGAGCCGCCGCAGATGGTCATCGTCGATGATGACTTCATCAGCCAGGAAGCGGTTGATGCCTACAATATCGCCAACGGCACCGGCTACCTTTGGGGCTATGATGCCTTCGCCACGATAACTGATGGTATTGCGGGAGCGACTGTCAGGACAGTGTCTGTCCTCGATGGTTTTTATACTGTGCCGATTAATATCGAAGGTGATTCGCCCGGAGGGAAATCAATTTCGATTTCAATTATCGGCTCGGGGCAGCTCAATACCGTATTTCAGCCGACCTCGACCGTCGCCTGGAATGTGGGCGGATATAATCGCCAGGCGGCCATCAGGGTGGTCAATGCCGACGTGACGTTTCAAAACATGACCATGGATTTCGATTTGATAAAGGCCAGTGAAACAGCCGGGATTCTATACTGGAATGCAACCGGAGAAATATCCGGAAACCTGATTCAGAACATGAATGTCCCTGATAATTTCAACGGTTACCGTGAAATAACCAGTTACTTCCGGGCACCCGATTATACGCCCGAAAGCCGCGCCCATGTCGATATTCTCAATAATACATTCCTGAAAACCGGACGGATTGGAATCGTAACGCATGATTATGTCGACGCAACTATCGACGGCAACACCTTCGACAAGGTTGATGATGATTTCGGCTATGCCATTGAAATGGGTTCGGCCTCGACCGGCATTATCAGCAACAATGTCTTTGCCAACTATGATACCTGGGCGGCATCGGATGCCTCGACAGTGGCGGCGATCCTGGTGGAAAACCTGTTTACCCAGGGGGTAACGACGCCGATTGAAAAGACGGTCCTGATTGAGAATAATGAGATGTATCACTGCCAGTATGGTATATACATCGGCTCCGATTATGTCGGGCTGGCTGGTGATGTCGATATTAATGCCACGATAAAGAACAACAATATCCATGATAATATAACCTCCGGTTCATATTCGGTCGGCGGAATTGTCCTCGTCGAGAAAAATATGGCGGTTGGATCATCGCTGAGTGCCGTCATCGACAGCAATCAAATCCTGAATAATGTTTACAACGGAATATATATGTACACGGAAGGCAGCGGCGATATCTCGGCGGAAATTACCTATAATACGATCGAGGGCCATTACAACGGCATCCGCGTGGCCGAATTCATAAGCAAGGCTTCCAACTTCGACCTGATGGTTCATCACAATATTCTCAGCAACGGTTTAAACGCCCGCGATGATATCGCCGGCGGTTACTGGGACGACGGGATATCGACGGGCAATTGCTGGTCGGATTATGAAACCAATTCCGGTTACCCCGATCAGTACAATGTCGACGGTAATGCGGGGACAATCGACCGGTTCCCGAATATTTACTGCGGCGACCTATGTGACTGCTGGCCGGGCAATGCCAACAATGATGCCGGCTTGAACCTGCTCGATGTCACCAGTTTGATAAGTTATCTATATAAAACCGGTTCGGCGCCGGTTCCATACTCGATCTGCTCCGGCGATGCCGACTGCAATTGCAGTGTCAATCTGCTCGATATTACAAGAATGATAAGCTACATTTATAAATCGGGGACGCCGCCGTGCGACTGCGAAACATGGGTCGACAATTGCGGCTGGCCGCCGAGCAAATCGACAATAACAAATTCCGCACTCATGTGGCATCAAACGGCCGAGTCGATCTCAGCGCCCGCGGGATCGAGCGGCCGGGAGGAAGGAACCATTCACCCAGCGCCCGCCTATCGGTGAGCGATCTTCCTCTCAAAAGGGTCCGCAATTTTGCGGGCCCTTTTTTATTGATTTTATTGCCCGATCCGGTATCGCTCAGGGCCGGAGCAACCTTTCAGGTCGGCAAAAATACAATACACAAACTGTCCCGTTTTTGTACAAACAATAATACCATGGGGTTACAATAATCCCGGAAGTATCGAGATTATCAAAAGGTCAATGTTATTAATAAACTCCATTTTGTTCCCTATTTAACCTAATCCGGACAAAACGTTAAGCAATTTTTGCTTTTTTGTCGATTCCTCTTGACTTTAGCTGACTCTGTGATATTTTTCACAAGAGAGCTGGTAGAGTTTATTGAAATATTAGTTGCTTACGGCATTTGAAGGTTAGCAAATAAGGCAAACATTTTAAAGTGATAGAAGGTTATGCCTCCTTCGTCGCCTGAAAAAGCCATATCCACGTTCCATTTTGGTTCTTATAATAAGGATCATTATCGGGATCTTCGACGCCGAAATGTCATTCGTCTGTTGCTGACTTATTTGTTGCCGCTGGTTCTGTTGGCCATTTATTTCATTTATCAGAATAACGCCATTATCCAGGACAGCCGGCGCCTGCATCTTAAGGGGATTGCGGAGAATCAGGCCAAGACTCTTAATCTCTTTCTGACCGAGCGGCTCGTCAATTTATCCAACTTGATTGATGATCCCAAGCTTCAGATTCCACCGGCATCCAGCATCATGCAGGATTATTTGAAGCATCTCAGGAAAAACAGCGAAGCCTTTGTCGATATCGGTTTTTTTGATTCAACGGGCGTGCAGACATCGTATGCCGGGCCCTTTCCATCATTGGAGCGCCGCAATTACAGCTCCGAAGAATGGTATCGATCGCTGAAATCAAGGGATGACAATTATATAATCACCGATATTTATCTTGGCTTCAGGCAGCAGCCGCATTTTACGATCGCGGTTAGAAGAATCATTAACGGGCAGGCACTGGTAATGCGCGCCACTCTCAGCCCGGAAAAAGTCTATGATTATATCAGATCTCTGGAAGGATCGCAGGAAGTCTATACTTCGATTGTCAACAAAAGCGGACAGTATCAGGTGGTTACCTATCATATCGGGACGCCGCTCGAGAAATCATCAATCGTTCCTCCGGTTGACCCCAGGCTCGGTGTCGAGGATGTTAAAATCGAGGGAGCAAATATTATATACGCTTATTCATGGCTGGAATCGGCCGACTGGGCGCTTATCGTGCAGAACGAGGTCGCGGGCGGGAGCTTCTCGTTTATCAAATCAAATCTTCGGATAATGGGTCTTTCGACTCTGCTGATTCTGGCCATATTTCTGATTATCATTAATCGCGCCAAACAACTGGTCAAATTCCAGATGGAAACCGACCGGACGCGCGCCCAGCTTGAACATGCCGCAAAATTAGCCTCCGTGGGCGAGCTGGCCGCCGGTATCGCCCATGAAATCAACAATCCGCTGGCCATAATCAGCGAAGAAGCCGGTTTGATGAGAGACTTTATCAATCCGGAATTCGGTCAGAATCTGAAATGTGAGGACTTGATTCCGCACCTCGACAATATCCATGAGTCGGTGTTCCGCTGCCGCGATATTACCCGAAAGCTTCTCGGATTTGTTCGTCGAACCGAGATGGATCTGAAACAGCTGACTATTCATAAGCTGATCGACGGCGTCCTGGATGGCATTCTGGGGCATGAAATGGCCGTATCAAATATAGAAATTATCCGAAATTACGGGGCCGATGTCCCGGAACTGTTTACCGATGGGAATCAACTGCAGCAGGTTATATTGAATATTGTTAATAATGGTGTCGATGCTATCGGGCACGGCCCGGGCAGTATAACGGTGGCCACCTTTGTTCAAAACAAATTTGTCTGCATTACCATTTCCGATACAGGGACCGGAATGAGTCCCGAACAAATGGAAAAGATATTCCTGCCTTTCTACACCACCAAGGAGGTCGGCAAGGGAACCGGGCTGGGATTGTCGGTAAGTTATGGTATAATAAAAAGTCTGGGCGGGAAAATAGAGGTCGAGAGTGTTCTGGGGAAAGGAAGCACCTTTATTATAAGTCTTCCGCTTCACCGTAAAAACGGCAAGTGAATTTGAGATAGATACAGGCTGGAAAAAAAACAAAATAATATAGCCCACAAGGGGAAAGAGATGAAAACAAAACGTGTGAAAGAGTTGATGGTGCCGCTGGAGTCGTATCCGACGGTTCCCCAGGATTCGACTTTGCTGGAGGCCGTGGATAAATTCGAGCGCGTGCAGAAGATGCGCGACCGGAGACGTCAGCCGTACCGGGCCATTTTGGTGGTGGATGAAACCAATCAGGTGGTCGGCAAAATCGGCCAACTGGCTTTTCTCAGGGCGCTGGAACCGCAGCGAAATGTCCTGGGCGACATGGGCAAACTTGCGATAGCCGGCGTCAGTGCCGACTTTATCAACACCATGATGAATCATTTCCAGTTTTTCCAGGACAGCATGGCCGACATATGCCGCCGGGCGCGCCATATCATCGTCAAAGACGTAATGGTCCCGGTTACCGAGAGTATCGACGAAGAGGCCACTCTGGGCGAGGCCATATACAGGATTGTCGCCCTGCAGACGCTTTCGATTATGGTGACCAGAAAAGGCAAGATAGTGGGGCTGCTCAGGCTTTGTGATGTCGTGCAGGAAATCGCCGACGAGATGAAGCACTGTGACGAGTTGAACTGATCGCATTAAGCGGGAGAGGACAAATGCCAAAAATACTCTTGGTTGACGATGAGAACAAGTTTCGCGAGTCTCTGGCCAAACGTCTTTCCTTGAGAGGATATGAAACGGTCGATGTCGATAACGGTGAAGATGCCATAAAACTGGTTCGTGCCGATTCGGATATTGACGTCGTTCTTCTTGATAGAAAAATGCCCGGTATGAACGGGGAGCAGGTTCTTAACGAGATCAAATCATTCCGACCGGAACTTCAGGTTATCATGCTGACGGCCTTTGGGTCACTGCAATCGGCAATGGAAATCGGGAGGCTTGAAGCTTACTCATATATGGAAAAGCCGACTGATTTCGAAGAAATTGTCAAGACGATCGATGCCGCACGCGAAGATAAAGTGCATGTTATGGCGAGGCACGAGGTCCCGCAGGTCGAAAAGGGCTCTCTCTGGAAATGGCTGATTGGGACACATAATACCCGCCCGGGGGTTATTTTACTGGGGATTCTTTTATTCACTATTTTGATATTTATGCCTTCGCCCCAGAGGCTGATGACCCTGCTATCGGCACCTAAGACCGGTCAGGTCACTGACTCCAACTTTGGTTTTGCCAACTACCGTCAGATGAAAGACGGCGAAACGATCGCCGAATATTACAGCACACATTACAAAGTCGGCAGGAACGTGACCAATGACCAGGGCAAGAAAACAATGGAGGCTCTGACGCCTGAAGAAACATCTGTCAGGGCACGGATAATGCTGGGTGTCCTGCTGGTAGCGGCCCTGTTCTGGGCCACCGGCGCTATCCCGGTCGGTGTCACTGCTTTGTTGACCGGTGTCATGATGTATTTCTTCGGCATTCTAAAGCCGGATGATATTGCCCAGGCGTTTGCCAAAGATGCCGTAATCTTTATCTTCGGTGTCCTGGCGGTATCGGCGGTAATAAGCAAAACCGGCCTGGATCGCCGGATCGGGCTGTTGCTGTTGGGCCCATCGAAAAATATCGGGCGGCTTCTTTTCTTGTTTCTGCCGATGCTTGGAGTGGCCTGTTCATTCGTCTCCGAGCATGCCCTGATTGCCTTTATCATGCCGCTTTTCATGATGGTCTACATCACGTCAATTCGCGCGGCGGGTGTCAAGAGGGACCGGGCGCTGGCGGTTATGTTCGTTCTTTCGATCTGTTTTGCAGCCAACTGCGGCGGCCCCGGCTCACCTGCGGCCGGCGGACGTAACGCCGTCATGCTCGGCATCCTGAGTGACTACGGCAACGCGCCGACATTCATCGAGTGGGTGAAATACGGTTTGCCTTTCGTGCCTGTAATGGGTCTGGTAATTGCAACCTATTTCTACTTTATGTTTCGTCGTAAGCTGAAGGTTAAGGAATTGAATGTCTCATCAATAGTTCGAAATGCTTCGGAGAAAATCGGCCCGATGAACAGGGATGAATATATAACGGCGTTCGCGCTGATCGGCTTGATTCTCTTGTGGATTCTTGGCAGCGATAAATTCGGCATGGGCGGGCCGGTCATCCTGTGCATCGTTTTTCTGAACGTCTTCAGGATACTGCGCTGGCGGGATATCGCCAATATTCCGTGGGATGTGGTTTTTCTTTATGCCAGCGCCAGCGCCATCGGCAAGGGTCTGGCGGTAACCGGCGGAGCCTTGTATATGGCCGACAGTTTTATCAACATCCTGCCCGATTTCCTGACCAGCGGCTCAGGACTGGCCATAGCGGTCAGCCTGTTCACCGGTATTACCACCAATTTCATGAGTGACGGCGCCACCGTCTCGGCGATCGGCCCGATCGCCATACCCATGGCCACCATATCGGGTTCCAATCCCTGGATGATCGGTCTGGCGACCGCTTTTGCATCATCCTTTGCCCATATGTTAATCATCGGAACGCCCAACAATGCCATCGCCTATGCCATGGCCAAGGACCCGATAACCGGAGAGCAGCTCGTGAAATTGAGTGACTTTTTTAAGCACGGTTTTGTTATATTGCTGTTGTCGTTCGCCGTGCTCTGGTTCTGGGTGATTCTCGGGTACTGGCAGTTTTTGGGATTTTAGAAAACAAAGGATATTAATATGACGGATAATATCAAACTACTCATTGTCGATGACGAGGTAAAATTTCTCGATTCCATTGCGCAAAGGCTGGAACTTCGCGGGTTCGGCGTCACCAAGGCCAAGAGCGGACTGGAGGCGATCGAGGCCGCCAAGACCGGCAAGTTTGACCTGGCCCTGCTGGATCTAAAAATGCCCGGCATGGACGGCACGCAGGTGCTGGAAATTCTCAAAAAAGAGCATAAATATCTCGAGGTGATTATCCTGACCGGTCACGGCTCGGTCGATTCGGCGGTAGAATGCACCAAGCTGGGCGCATTCAGCTATCTCCCTAAGCCGTACGAACTGGATATGCTCCTTGAGAAGCTGAAAGAAGCATTCCAGGAAAGACTGCGCAAAAAATTCGAAACCGACCAGGCACGGATGGACAAAATTGCCAAACTGGCGGCCGGATCCAGCCCGCTGGGAATTTTACGTGAATTGAGAAAACTCGACGACGAAGTGAAGTAAGGCGGGTTTTCAGCAGATTCGCGGCAGTTGCTCGCCGCTGAGCATATCGATGATACGATCGGCGCCGATGATGCTTTTCATGGTTACGATACCGTCGTTCTTCCCGCTGACTTTTCCGATAATCGCCGCTTCCGGCCAGAGCGATTCCTCGTGCAAAATATCCATGACTTTATCGGCATCTTTGTCCGGGACAAAGATGACCATGCGTCCTTCATTGGCGACATAAATCGGATCAAACCCGAGAATTTCGCAAGCGCCGCGCACCTGATCGCAGACCGGAATCTTGTTCTCCTCAACTTCTATACGGCAGCTTGAGGTCGAAGCGATCTCGACCAGCGAAGCGGCCAGACCGCCTCTGGTCAGATCACGCAAACAGTGAATATTAATTCCGCGGTCAAGCAGTTTCAGCACGGTTGCGGCCAGTGGGGCGCAGTCGCTCTCGATGGTGGTCTCAAAGGCAAGCCCCTCGCGGCGGGCCATGATGGCCATGCCGTGCCGTCCGATATCGCCGTTGATAATGACGACATCACCGGGTCGGACCGACGATGGTGCAATAGTCAGCTCATGTTCAATAACGCCGACCCCGGCGGTATTTATAAACAGACCGTGCCCGCGGCCCTTATCGACAACCTTGGTATCACCGGTAACGATGCTGACAGCGGCCTGATCGGCGGCTTCTCTCATCGAAAGCGCTACTCTCCATAGCGAATCCATGGAAAATCCTTCTTCGATAATAAATCCTGCGCTGAGGTACAGCGGCCGTGCCCCGCACATGGCCAGGTCATTGACAGTACCATCGATGGCCAGTTTGCCGATATCACCTCCGGGAAAGAACAACGGATCGACCACATATGAGTCGGTCGTAAAGGCGAGACGATTCCCTTTTATTTTCAAAACAGCGCCATCATGCGCGGTCTCAAGGTGGGGATTGGCAAAAGTGGCGGCAAAAATTTTATCGATCAATTGATGCATCAACCTGCCCCCGCCGCCGTGCGCCAGCAGGACATGCGGATAATCGGAGATCGGTATGGGGCAGTTTAGTCCGCTATATTTTTTATCATTCATGGCATTTTATCCCAATTGATGGCCCATTGATTCGGGTCCGGCTTTTCGGTAACGATAGTATGCGGCGCAGGCGCCTTCCGATGAGACCATGGTCGCCCCCAGTGGATGCTCCGGGGTGCATTTGGTCCCAAAAACGGAACATTCGAACGGCTTCTTTTTTCCCTGAAGAATCAGCCCGCTGATACACTCGGCGGACTCCTCGGCACACATATCCTCCAGCCCGAAGCGTTTGGCGGCATCGAATTCAAGATACTTTTCGCAAAGGGCCAGACCGCTTTTTTTAATAATGCCAAGACCGCGCCATTTGCGGTCGACGACAGTAAACACTTCGCCGATAATTTTTTTCGCTTCAAGGTTTCCTTCCCGGCGGACGGCACGCCGGTACTGATTTTCAACCTCGGCGCGGCCCTCTTCGAGCTGGGCAATCGTCATATATATGCCCTGAAGAATATCGATCGGTTCAAAGCCGGTCACCACAATGGGGATTCTGTATCTGGAAACAATCTTTTCATAGTCTTCAAATCCAACCACCGAACAGACATGTCCGGCGGCCAAAAAACCCTGAACATTGTTTCCGGGCGCGCCGAGAATAGCCTCCATGGCGGGGGGAATAAGCACCTGGGCCATGAGTATCGAAAGATTTTTTAAATTCAATTGCCTGGCCTGATAAACCAGTGAGGCATTGGCTGGAGCGGTGGTTTCGAAGCCGATGCCGAAAAAAACCACTTCTTTTCCCGGATTGTCACGGGCGATCTTAATCGTGTCGGTCGGCGCATAGACGGTGCGGATATCGCCGCCTTCGGCTCTGACCGACAGCAGGTCTTTGCTGCTTCCGGGAACGCGCATCATATCGCCGAATGAACAGAAGATGACATTCGGTCTTGATGAAATTGCCACCGCCATATCGACCAGTTCGACCGGAGTCACACATACGGGGCAGCCGGGCCCATGAAGCAGTTCAATTTTTTTGGGCAGGAGTTGATCGATACCGCTTTTGAGAATAGCATGGGTCTGCCCGCCGCAGACTTCCATAATGGTCCAGTTACGGGTGGTAATCCTGGCGATTTGCCTGACATAACGGGCGGCCGTCACCGGATCGCGGAATTCATCGATATACTTCACGAATCATTATCCCCGGAATTTCCCAATTCTTCTATTTGACGAAGATATTCGAAGGTTTGATTGGCCTCTTCTTCATTGACGGTGCTGATGGCAAAACCGGCATGCACCAGAACATAATTCCCGATCCCGGCTTCGGGCACGAGGGTCAGGTTGATCTCTTTGAGAACCCCGCCGAAACTGACTTTTCCGGTCCTCGAAAGAGAATCATCCGATTCTATACTGACAACTTTTCCCGGTATGGCAAGACACATATTACAGTTCCAATTCTATTCCGCCGGCCGCCGCCATGATCTGCCCGATGGCGATGCCGCCGTCATTGGGCGGGATGCGGTGATGCCGGTATGGTTTAAATCCGGCCGACTCGAGACGGCTGATTGTTTTCTCGGTCAAATATTTGTTCTGAAAACAGCCGCCGGTCAGCACGACATTTTTCTCTCCAATATTTTCCGCTATAGCCAATATAATATCCGCCAGCGTATTTTGAAACCTGGAAGCGATTCGCCCCGGAGCCGCCACATTATGCATATCCGTGAAAATATCATGTATAATTTGCTGCCAGTCAACGATGCTTTTCGATTCTTCCGAGATTAACCTGAATGTGTATGACTTCTCGTCAGGCTCGGAATCAGCCGCAAATTCAAGCATCATGGCTGCCTGGCCCTCATAGCGGGAGACCTGGCAGATGCCCAGAATTGCGGAAACGGCATCGAATAGCCTTCCGGCGCTCGAGGTTCGGGGAGTGTTAATATTTTTCTCCAGCATGGTTCTTAAGACCGCGGTATCGGAATTATCGAATGACATGAGCGGCGCAAGCTCTTTCATCGCGAAAACATCACTGCCAAAAACCTCATATAACAATCCGAGTGCGGATCGCCGCGGCTCCCGGACGGCATAATCGCCGCCGGGCAGAGGGAAACATCTCAAATGGGCGATGCGCCTGATTTTCTTTCCGGTTACCTGAAAAAATTCGCCGCCCCAGATTGTTTTATCCGGGCCGAGGCCGGTGCCGTCCCAGGAGACACCCAGAACCGGCTCACTGAGTCGATTATCCGCCATGCAGGATAGAACATGGGCCACATGATGCTGAACTTTTCTTGCCGGCAGGCCCATGTTGTCGGCAAAACGCGTGGACAAATAATCGGGATGAAGATCCGACACGACCATCGCTGGTTTGAAATCATATATATCTGATAATGAGGCGGTTACTCGTTTCATGGCTTCGAAGGCTTCGGCGGTCTCCAGATCACCGATATGCTGGCTGGCGAAAGCATGGTTTCCATTTGCAATGGCCACTGAGTTTTTTAGATGGGCGCCAACCGCCAGAATGGGGGAAACATGATTTGTCAGACTGACGGGTGTCGGGGCATAGCCGCGGGCATTGCGCATGACCATCGGTTGACCGTTCATCAGGCGGACGATGGAATCATCCATCTGTCTTGCAATAGGCCGGTTATGCATCAGGAACAGGTCGGCAATATCACCCAGTCGTTGAAGAGCTTCATTCTCATCGATGCAAATCGGCTCGTCGGACAAGTTGCCGCTGGTGGCGACAATCGGGAATGACAGTTCGGCCATCAGCAGATGATGCAATGGCGTGTAGGGCAGCATCACTCCCAGGTAAGGATTGCCCGGCGCCACGGAAGCGGCGATTTCGCTATTGGAATTGCTTCGGAGCAAGGTTATCGGTGACGGCGGTGATAACAGCAGCTCTCTCTCGGCAATCGATAATTCACAATCGCGTAAGACAACTTCCATTGACGGGTACATCAGGGCCAGCGATTTTTCCTCACGGGCTTTGCGTTTACGCAATAGTTTCACCGCGTCATCATTGCGGGCGTCAACCAGCAGTTGAAAACCGCCAAGGCCTTTAAGGGCGAGTATCTTTCCCTGTTTGATCGCTTCGCAGGCAGCCATCAGGGCATCATCATGCATCGCCAGAACATCGCCGCTATTGCTCCACAACTGCAGATGCGGCCCGCATTCGGGGCAGGCATTGGGCTGGGCGTGGAATCTGCGATTCGATGGATCCTCGTATTCCTCACGGCAGCGGCGGCACATCGGGAAAATTTTCATGGTAGTGTTGCCGCGATCATAAGGGAGCGTATAGATGATGCTGTAACGAGGCCCGCAATTGGTGCAATTTGTAAATGGGTAGCGAAAACGCCGGTTGGATGGATCAAAGATGTCGTCCAGACATTTTTGGCAGGTGGCGATATCGGGAAGCACCAGGGCGGTCTTGCTGCCGCCATTGCCACTGATGCGAACGATAAATTCCTTATGCCCGACCGGATCGAGATCGGCCATTTCCTTATGATTAATCAGGGCCAGAGGCGGTTTTTCGGTGTCGAGACGATTGACGAATCGGTCAATATTATTCTCGTCCCCTTCAATATCGATTTCCACCCCCTGCGGCGAATTGCCGACCCAGCCGTGCAATTCAAGTTCATTGGCAAGG from the candidate division Zixibacteria bacterium HGW-Zixibacteria-1 genome contains:
- the hypF gene encoding carbamoyltransferase HypF codes for the protein MKSAGRSRAVQNSLSTVGWFFVKRLLIKIEGTVQGVGFRPFVYRLANELELHGWVGNSPQGVEIDIEGDENNIDRFVNRLDTEKPPLALINHKEMADLDPVGHKEFIVRISGNGGSKTALVLPDIATCQKCLDDIFDPSNRRFRYPFTNCTNCGPRYSIIYTLPYDRGNTTMKIFPMCRRCREEYEDPSNRRFHAQPNACPECGPHLQLWSNSGDVLAMHDDALMAACEAIKQGKILALKGLGGFQLLVDARNDDAVKLLRKRKAREEKSLALMYPSMEVVLRDCELSIAERELLLSPPSPITLLRSNSNSEIAASVAPGNPYLGVMLPYTPLHHLLMAELSFPIVATSGNLSDEPICIDENEALQRLGDIADLFLMHNRPIARQMDDSIVRLMNGQPMVMRNARGYAPTPVSLTNHVSPILAVGAHLKNSVAIANGNHAFASQHIGDLETAEAFEAMKRVTASLSDIYDFKPAMVVSDLHPDYLSTRFADNMGLPARKVQHHVAHVLSCMADNRLSEPVLGVSWDGTGLGPDKTIWGGEFFQVTGKKIRRIAHLRCFPLPGGDYAVREPRRSALGLLYEVFGSDVFAMKELAPLMSFDNSDTAVLRTMLEKNINTPRTSSAGRLFDAVSAILGICQVSRYEGQAAMMLEFAADSEPDEKSYTFRLISEESKSIVDWQQIIHDIFTDMHNVAAPGRIASRFQNTLADIILAIAENIGEKNVVLTGGCFQNKYLTEKTISRLESAGFKPYRHHRIPPNDGGIAIGQIMAAAGGIELEL